The following are encoded in a window of Esox lucius isolate fEsoLuc1 chromosome 14, fEsoLuc1.pri, whole genome shotgun sequence genomic DNA:
- the tbx3a gene encoding T-box transcription factor TBX3a isoform X5 → MSFLMRDPVIQGTSMAYHPFLPHRGPEFAMSAMLGHQPPFFPALALPHNGSLSLPGALGKPIMDQLMGAAESGLHFSSLGHQAAAAHLRPLKTLEPEEEVEDDPKVHLEAKELWELFHKRGTEMVITKSGRRMFPPFKVRCTGLDKKAKYILLMDIVAADDCRYKFHNSRWMVAGKADPEMPKRMYIHPDSPATGEQWMSKVVNFHKLKLTNNISDKHGFTILNSMHKYQPRFHIVRANDILKLPYSTFRTYVFPETDFIAVTAYQNDKITQLKIDHNPFAKGFRDTGNGRREKRKQLALQSIRSYEEQQKKENGTSDDSSGEQASFKCFGQASSPAVSTVGPPNLKGSESHSFCLDFCESDEDSDDESKDGNLKDGPDSSKISTTTEDGKDHEASPSKGHQFCVSDSTGRSRESAPRTEKKQVDSRQSPITVISSTTRSGEDLKSPNRDQPKADECRSISKDNYVPLTVQTDSSPHLSHSHLHNFGFPPGLAGQQFFNHLGGAHPFLLHPSQFNMGGAFSNMAAGMGPLMAAVSSGGVSTMDTASMASPSQSLTGAHGLPFHLQQHVLASQGLAMSPFGSLFPYPYTYMAAAAAASSAASSSVHRHPFLNAVRPRLRYSPYSIPMSVPDSTLLTTAIPSMASSAAELKGDGMATSPVSATLDSTSEVTSRSSTISSGSTSLSPKTCSEKDSTNELQSIQRLVSGLDSKQDRPRSVSP, encoded by the exons ATGAGCTTCCTGATGAGAGATCCAGTCATACAAGGAACGAGTATGGCATACCATCCGTTTTTACCTCACCGTGGTCCGGAATTTGCAATGAGTGCAATGTTGGGTCACCAGCCTCCCTTTTTCCCGGCCCTTGCGCTACCTCACAAcggctccctctccctcccaggCGCCCTGGGAAAGCCTATCATGGACCAACTGATGGGTGCCGCCGAGTCCGGCCTTCACTTCTCCTCGCTCGGGCACCAGGCAGCCGCAGCCCATTTGAGGCCTCTGAAGACGCTGGAGCCTGAAGAAGAAGTCGAAGATGACCCTAAAGTTCACCTGGAAGCGAAGGAACTTTGGGAACTATTCCACAAGCGAGGCACTGAAATGGTTATAACAAAATCCGGAAG GCGAATGTTCCCTCCATTCAAAGTGAGATGTACGGGCTTGGACAAGAAAGCAAAATACATTCTGTTGATGGATATTGTTGCAGCTGATGACTGCAGGTATAAATTTCACAACTCGCGTTGGATGGTGGCAGGGAAGGCCGACCCCGAAATGCCAAAGAGGATGTACATTCACCCGGACAGTCCGGCTACTGGCGAGCAGTGGATGTCAAAAGTCGTAAATTTTCACAAACTCAAGCTGACAAATAACATCTCAGACAAGCATGGATTT ACCATCCTGAACTCCATGCACAAGTATCAACCCAGATTTCACATCGTGAGAGCAAACGACATTCTCAAACTCCCTTATAGCACGTTCAGGACATACGTTTTCCCTGAAACGGATTTCATTGCGGTTACTGCGTATCAAAATGACAAG ATTACGCAATTGAAAATTGACCATAATCCGTTTGCCAAAGGATTCCGTGACACGGGCAATGGCAGGCGAGAGAAGAG GAAACAGCTGGCCTTGCAGTCCATTCGCTCATACGAGGAGCAGCAGAAAAAAGAGAACGGGACGTCCGATGACTCCTCCGGCGAGCAAGCCTCATTCAAATGTTTCGGCCAGGCCTCATCTCCCGCGGTGTCAACTGTGGGGCCTCCCAACCTGAAAGGTAGTGAAAGCCACAGCTTCTGCTTGG ATTTCTGTGAAAGTGATGAAGACAGCGATGATGAGAGCAAAGATGGCAATCTGAAGGACGGGCCGGACTCAAGCAAGATCTCAACTACTACGGAGGATGGGAAGGATCACGAAGCGAGCCCTAGTAAAGGTCATCAATTCTGTGTCAGTGACTCTACTGGCCGGTCTCGGGAAAGCGCACCGAGGACTGAGAAAAAGCAAGTGGACTCTCGACAGAGTCCCATCACTGTTATATCCAGCACTACTCGGTCCGGAGAGGACCTCAAGAGTCCAAACCGGGACCAGCCCAAGGCGGACGAGTGCAGGTCTATAAGCAAGGACAACTACGTGCCTTTGACTGTTCAAACTGACAGCAGTCCGCACTTAAGCCATAGTCATTTGCATAATTTTGGATTTCCACCGGGTTTAGCGGGACAACAGTTTTTCAATCATTTGGGGGGCGCGCATCCGTTTCTTTTGCACCCCAGTCAGTTCAACATGGGAGGCGCATTCTCGAATATGGCCGCGGGCATGGGCCCCTTAATGGCAGCGGTGTCCTCGGGAGGGGTTAGCACCATGGACACGGCCAGCATGGCGTCACCCTCGCAAAGCCTGACGGGAGCTCATGGACTGCCTTTCCATCTGCAACAACATGTCTTGGCATCACAG GGCCTGGCCATGTCTCCATTTGGGAGCCTGTTCCCTTATCCGTACACGTACATGGCAGCAGCCGCGGCAGCCTCCTCCGCAGCCTCATCCTCTGTCCACCGGCACCCTTTCCTGAACGCAGTGCGCCCCCGCCTCAGGTACAGCCCTTACTCCATCCCTATGAGTGTGCCAGACAGCACTCTTCTCACCACAGCCATCCCCTCCATGGCTAGCAGCGCGGCTGAGCTGAAAGGAGATGGCATGGCCACGAGCCCGGTCTCAGCCACCCTGGACTCCACATCCGAGGTCACCAGTCGGTCGTCCACCATATCGTCTGGTTCGACCTCCCTTTCCCCAAaaacttgttctgagaaagattcCACCAACGAGTTGCAGAGTATTCAGCGCTTGGTCAGCGGACTTGATTCAAAACAGGACAGACCACGAAGCGTGTCCCCATAA
- the tbx3a gene encoding T-box transcription factor TBX3a isoform X3 yields the protein MSFLMRDPVIQGTSMAYHPFLPHRGPEFAMSAMLGHQPPFFPALALPHNGSLSLPGALGKPIMDQLMGAAESGLHFSSLGHQAAAAHLRPLKTLEPEEEVEDDPKVHLEAKELWELFHKRGTEMVITKSGRRMFPPFKVRCTGLDKKAKYILLMDIVAADDCRYKFHNSRWMVAGKADPEMPKRMYIHPDSPATGEQWMSKVVNFHKLKLTNNISDKHGFVSSSNTILNSMHKYQPRFHIVRANDILKLPYSTFRTYVFPETDFIAVTAYQNDKITQLKIDHNPFAKGFRDTGNGRREKRKQLALQSIRSYEEQQKKENGTSDDSSGEQASFKCFGQASSPAVSTVGPPNLKGSESHSFCLDFCESDEDSDDESKDGNLKDGPDSSKISTTTEDGKDHEASPSKGHQFCVSDSTGRSRESAPRTEKKQVDSRQSPITVISSTTRSGEDLKSPNRDQPKADECRSISKDNYVPLTVQTDSSPHLSHSHLHNFGFPPGLAGQQFFNHLGGAHPFLLHPSQFNMGGAFSNMAAGMGPLMAAVSSGGVSTMDTASMASPSQSLTGAHGLPFHLQQHVLASQGLAMSPFGSLFPYPYTYMAAAAAASSAASSSVHRHPFLNAVRPRLRYSPYSIPMSVPDSTLLTTAIPSMASSAAELKGDGMATSPVSATLDSTSEVTSRSSTISSGSTSLSPKTCSEKDSTNELQSIQRLVSGLDSKQDRPRSVSP from the exons ATGAGCTTCCTGATGAGAGATCCAGTCATACAAGGAACGAGTATGGCATACCATCCGTTTTTACCTCACCGTGGTCCGGAATTTGCAATGAGTGCAATGTTGGGTCACCAGCCTCCCTTTTTCCCGGCCCTTGCGCTACCTCACAAcggctccctctccctcccaggCGCCCTGGGAAAGCCTATCATGGACCAACTGATGGGTGCCGCCGAGTCCGGCCTTCACTTCTCCTCGCTCGGGCACCAGGCAGCCGCAGCCCATTTGAGGCCTCTGAAGACGCTGGAGCCTGAAGAAGAAGTCGAAGATGACCCTAAAGTTCACCTGGAAGCGAAGGAACTTTGGGAACTATTCCACAAGCGAGGCACTGAAATGGTTATAACAAAATCCGGAAG GCGAATGTTCCCTCCATTCAAAGTGAGATGTACGGGCTTGGACAAGAAAGCAAAATACATTCTGTTGATGGATATTGTTGCAGCTGATGACTGCAGGTATAAATTTCACAACTCGCGTTGGATGGTGGCAGGGAAGGCCGACCCCGAAATGCCAAAGAGGATGTACATTCACCCGGACAGTCCGGCTACTGGCGAGCAGTGGATGTCAAAAGTCGTAAATTTTCACAAACTCAAGCTGACAAATAACATCTCAGACAAGCATGGATTTGTAAGTTCAtctaat ACCATCCTGAACTCCATGCACAAGTATCAACCCAGATTTCACATCGTGAGAGCAAACGACATTCTCAAACTCCCTTATAGCACGTTCAGGACATACGTTTTCCCTGAAACGGATTTCATTGCGGTTACTGCGTATCAAAATGACAAG ATTACGCAATTGAAAATTGACCATAATCCGTTTGCCAAAGGATTCCGTGACACGGGCAATGGCAGGCGAGAGAAGAG GAAACAGCTGGCCTTGCAGTCCATTCGCTCATACGAGGAGCAGCAGAAAAAAGAGAACGGGACGTCCGATGACTCCTCCGGCGAGCAAGCCTCATTCAAATGTTTCGGCCAGGCCTCATCTCCCGCGGTGTCAACTGTGGGGCCTCCCAACCTGAAAGGTAGTGAAAGCCACAGCTTCTGCTTGG ATTTCTGTGAAAGTGATGAAGACAGCGATGATGAGAGCAAAGATGGCAATCTGAAGGACGGGCCGGACTCAAGCAAGATCTCAACTACTACGGAGGATGGGAAGGATCACGAAGCGAGCCCTAGTAAAGGTCATCAATTCTGTGTCAGTGACTCTACTGGCCGGTCTCGGGAAAGCGCACCGAGGACTGAGAAAAAGCAAGTGGACTCTCGACAGAGTCCCATCACTGTTATATCCAGCACTACTCGGTCCGGAGAGGACCTCAAGAGTCCAAACCGGGACCAGCCCAAGGCGGACGAGTGCAGGTCTATAAGCAAGGACAACTACGTGCCTTTGACTGTTCAAACTGACAGCAGTCCGCACTTAAGCCATAGTCATTTGCATAATTTTGGATTTCCACCGGGTTTAGCGGGACAACAGTTTTTCAATCATTTGGGGGGCGCGCATCCGTTTCTTTTGCACCCCAGTCAGTTCAACATGGGAGGCGCATTCTCGAATATGGCCGCGGGCATGGGCCCCTTAATGGCAGCGGTGTCCTCGGGAGGGGTTAGCACCATGGACACGGCCAGCATGGCGTCACCCTCGCAAAGCCTGACGGGAGCTCATGGACTGCCTTTCCATCTGCAACAACATGTCTTGGCATCACAG GGCCTGGCCATGTCTCCATTTGGGAGCCTGTTCCCTTATCCGTACACGTACATGGCAGCAGCCGCGGCAGCCTCCTCCGCAGCCTCATCCTCTGTCCACCGGCACCCTTTCCTGAACGCAGTGCGCCCCCGCCTCAGGTACAGCCCTTACTCCATCCCTATGAGTGTGCCAGACAGCACTCTTCTCACCACAGCCATCCCCTCCATGGCTAGCAGCGCGGCTGAGCTGAAAGGAGATGGCATGGCCACGAGCCCGGTCTCAGCCACCCTGGACTCCACATCCGAGGTCACCAGTCGGTCGTCCACCATATCGTCTGGTTCGACCTCCCTTTCCCCAAaaacttgttctgagaaagattcCACCAACGAGTTGCAGAGTATTCAGCGCTTGGTCAGCGGACTTGATTCAAAACAGGACAGACCACGAAGCGTGTCCCCATAA
- the tbx3a gene encoding T-box transcription factor TBX3a isoform X6 has product MSFLMRDPVIQGTSMAYHPFLPHRGPEFAMSAMLGHQPPFFPALALPHNGSLSLPGALGKPIMDQLMGAAESGLHFSSLGHQAAAAHLRPLKTLEPEEEVEDDPKVHLEAKELWELFHKRGTEMVITKSGRRMFPPFKVRCTGLDKKAKYILLMDIVAADDCRYKFHNSRWMVAGKADPEMPKRMYIHPDSPATGEQWMSKVVNFHKLKLTNNISDKHGFTILNSMHKYQPRFHIVRANDILKLPYSTFRTYVFPETDFIAVTAYQNDKITQLKIDHNPFAKGFRDTGNGRREKRKQLALQSIRSYEEQQKKENGTSDDSSGEQASFKCFGQASSPAVSTVGPPNLKDFCESDEDSDDESKDGNLKDGPDSSKISTTTEDGKDHEASPSKGHQFCVSDSTGRSRESAPRTEKKQVDSRQSPITVISSTTRSGEDLKSPNRDQPKADECRSISKDNYVPLTVQTDSSPHLSHSHLHNFGFPPGLAGQQFFNHLGGAHPFLLHPSQFNMGGAFSNMAAGMGPLMAAVSSGGVSTMDTASMASPSQSLTGAHGLPFHLQQHVLASQGLAMSPFGSLFPYPYTYMAAAAAASSAASSSVHRHPFLNAVRPRLRYSPYSIPMSVPDSTLLTTAIPSMASSAAELKGDGMATSPVSATLDSTSEVTSRSSTISSGSTSLSPKTCSEKDSTNELQSIQRLVSGLDSKQDRPRSVSP; this is encoded by the exons ATGAGCTTCCTGATGAGAGATCCAGTCATACAAGGAACGAGTATGGCATACCATCCGTTTTTACCTCACCGTGGTCCGGAATTTGCAATGAGTGCAATGTTGGGTCACCAGCCTCCCTTTTTCCCGGCCCTTGCGCTACCTCACAAcggctccctctccctcccaggCGCCCTGGGAAAGCCTATCATGGACCAACTGATGGGTGCCGCCGAGTCCGGCCTTCACTTCTCCTCGCTCGGGCACCAGGCAGCCGCAGCCCATTTGAGGCCTCTGAAGACGCTGGAGCCTGAAGAAGAAGTCGAAGATGACCCTAAAGTTCACCTGGAAGCGAAGGAACTTTGGGAACTATTCCACAAGCGAGGCACTGAAATGGTTATAACAAAATCCGGAAG GCGAATGTTCCCTCCATTCAAAGTGAGATGTACGGGCTTGGACAAGAAAGCAAAATACATTCTGTTGATGGATATTGTTGCAGCTGATGACTGCAGGTATAAATTTCACAACTCGCGTTGGATGGTGGCAGGGAAGGCCGACCCCGAAATGCCAAAGAGGATGTACATTCACCCGGACAGTCCGGCTACTGGCGAGCAGTGGATGTCAAAAGTCGTAAATTTTCACAAACTCAAGCTGACAAATAACATCTCAGACAAGCATGGATTT ACCATCCTGAACTCCATGCACAAGTATCAACCCAGATTTCACATCGTGAGAGCAAACGACATTCTCAAACTCCCTTATAGCACGTTCAGGACATACGTTTTCCCTGAAACGGATTTCATTGCGGTTACTGCGTATCAAAATGACAAG ATTACGCAATTGAAAATTGACCATAATCCGTTTGCCAAAGGATTCCGTGACACGGGCAATGGCAGGCGAGAGAAGAG GAAACAGCTGGCCTTGCAGTCCATTCGCTCATACGAGGAGCAGCAGAAAAAAGAGAACGGGACGTCCGATGACTCCTCCGGCGAGCAAGCCTCATTCAAATGTTTCGGCCAGGCCTCATCTCCCGCGGTGTCAACTGTGGGGCCTCCCAACCTGAAAG ATTTCTGTGAAAGTGATGAAGACAGCGATGATGAGAGCAAAGATGGCAATCTGAAGGACGGGCCGGACTCAAGCAAGATCTCAACTACTACGGAGGATGGGAAGGATCACGAAGCGAGCCCTAGTAAAGGTCATCAATTCTGTGTCAGTGACTCTACTGGCCGGTCTCGGGAAAGCGCACCGAGGACTGAGAAAAAGCAAGTGGACTCTCGACAGAGTCCCATCACTGTTATATCCAGCACTACTCGGTCCGGAGAGGACCTCAAGAGTCCAAACCGGGACCAGCCCAAGGCGGACGAGTGCAGGTCTATAAGCAAGGACAACTACGTGCCTTTGACTGTTCAAACTGACAGCAGTCCGCACTTAAGCCATAGTCATTTGCATAATTTTGGATTTCCACCGGGTTTAGCGGGACAACAGTTTTTCAATCATTTGGGGGGCGCGCATCCGTTTCTTTTGCACCCCAGTCAGTTCAACATGGGAGGCGCATTCTCGAATATGGCCGCGGGCATGGGCCCCTTAATGGCAGCGGTGTCCTCGGGAGGGGTTAGCACCATGGACACGGCCAGCATGGCGTCACCCTCGCAAAGCCTGACGGGAGCTCATGGACTGCCTTTCCATCTGCAACAACATGTCTTGGCATCACAG GGCCTGGCCATGTCTCCATTTGGGAGCCTGTTCCCTTATCCGTACACGTACATGGCAGCAGCCGCGGCAGCCTCCTCCGCAGCCTCATCCTCTGTCCACCGGCACCCTTTCCTGAACGCAGTGCGCCCCCGCCTCAGGTACAGCCCTTACTCCATCCCTATGAGTGTGCCAGACAGCACTCTTCTCACCACAGCCATCCCCTCCATGGCTAGCAGCGCGGCTGAGCTGAAAGGAGATGGCATGGCCACGAGCCCGGTCTCAGCCACCCTGGACTCCACATCCGAGGTCACCAGTCGGTCGTCCACCATATCGTCTGGTTCGACCTCCCTTTCCCCAAaaacttgttctgagaaagattcCACCAACGAGTTGCAGAGTATTCAGCGCTTGGTCAGCGGACTTGATTCAAAACAGGACAGACCACGAAGCGTGTCCCCATAA
- the tbx3a gene encoding T-box transcription factor TBX3a isoform X4 — MSFLMRDPVIQGTSMAYHPFLPHRGPEFAMSAMLGHQPPFFPALALPHNGSLSLPGALGKPIMDQLMGAAESGLHFSSLGHQAAAAHLRPLKTLEPEEEVEDDPKVHLEAKELWELFHKRGTEMVITKSGRRMFPPFKVRCTGLDKKAKYILLMDIVAADDCRYKFHNSRWMVAGKADPEMPKRMYIHPDSPATGEQWMSKVVNFHKLKLTNNISDKHGFVSSSNNSFLFQTILNSMHKYQPRFHIVRANDILKLPYSTFRTYVFPETDFIAVTAYQNDKITQLKIDHNPFAKGFRDTGNGRREKRKQLALQSIRSYEEQQKKENGTSDDSSGEQASFKCFGQASSPAVSTVGPPNLKDFCESDEDSDDESKDGNLKDGPDSSKISTTTEDGKDHEASPSKGHQFCVSDSTGRSRESAPRTEKKQVDSRQSPITVISSTTRSGEDLKSPNRDQPKADECRSISKDNYVPLTVQTDSSPHLSHSHLHNFGFPPGLAGQQFFNHLGGAHPFLLHPSQFNMGGAFSNMAAGMGPLMAAVSSGGVSTMDTASMASPSQSLTGAHGLPFHLQQHVLASQGLAMSPFGSLFPYPYTYMAAAAAASSAASSSVHRHPFLNAVRPRLRYSPYSIPMSVPDSTLLTTAIPSMASSAAELKGDGMATSPVSATLDSTSEVTSRSSTISSGSTSLSPKTCSEKDSTNELQSIQRLVSGLDSKQDRPRSVSP, encoded by the exons ATGAGCTTCCTGATGAGAGATCCAGTCATACAAGGAACGAGTATGGCATACCATCCGTTTTTACCTCACCGTGGTCCGGAATTTGCAATGAGTGCAATGTTGGGTCACCAGCCTCCCTTTTTCCCGGCCCTTGCGCTACCTCACAAcggctccctctccctcccaggCGCCCTGGGAAAGCCTATCATGGACCAACTGATGGGTGCCGCCGAGTCCGGCCTTCACTTCTCCTCGCTCGGGCACCAGGCAGCCGCAGCCCATTTGAGGCCTCTGAAGACGCTGGAGCCTGAAGAAGAAGTCGAAGATGACCCTAAAGTTCACCTGGAAGCGAAGGAACTTTGGGAACTATTCCACAAGCGAGGCACTGAAATGGTTATAACAAAATCCGGAAG GCGAATGTTCCCTCCATTCAAAGTGAGATGTACGGGCTTGGACAAGAAAGCAAAATACATTCTGTTGATGGATATTGTTGCAGCTGATGACTGCAGGTATAAATTTCACAACTCGCGTTGGATGGTGGCAGGGAAGGCCGACCCCGAAATGCCAAAGAGGATGTACATTCACCCGGACAGTCCGGCTACTGGCGAGCAGTGGATGTCAAAAGTCGTAAATTTTCACAAACTCAAGCTGACAAATAACATCTCAGACAAGCATGGATTTGTAAGTTCAtctaat AATTCTTTCCTGTTCCAGACCATCCTGAACTCCATGCACAAGTATCAACCCAGATTTCACATCGTGAGAGCAAACGACATTCTCAAACTCCCTTATAGCACGTTCAGGACATACGTTTTCCCTGAAACGGATTTCATTGCGGTTACTGCGTATCAAAATGACAAG ATTACGCAATTGAAAATTGACCATAATCCGTTTGCCAAAGGATTCCGTGACACGGGCAATGGCAGGCGAGAGAAGAG GAAACAGCTGGCCTTGCAGTCCATTCGCTCATACGAGGAGCAGCAGAAAAAAGAGAACGGGACGTCCGATGACTCCTCCGGCGAGCAAGCCTCATTCAAATGTTTCGGCCAGGCCTCATCTCCCGCGGTGTCAACTGTGGGGCCTCCCAACCTGAAAG ATTTCTGTGAAAGTGATGAAGACAGCGATGATGAGAGCAAAGATGGCAATCTGAAGGACGGGCCGGACTCAAGCAAGATCTCAACTACTACGGAGGATGGGAAGGATCACGAAGCGAGCCCTAGTAAAGGTCATCAATTCTGTGTCAGTGACTCTACTGGCCGGTCTCGGGAAAGCGCACCGAGGACTGAGAAAAAGCAAGTGGACTCTCGACAGAGTCCCATCACTGTTATATCCAGCACTACTCGGTCCGGAGAGGACCTCAAGAGTCCAAACCGGGACCAGCCCAAGGCGGACGAGTGCAGGTCTATAAGCAAGGACAACTACGTGCCTTTGACTGTTCAAACTGACAGCAGTCCGCACTTAAGCCATAGTCATTTGCATAATTTTGGATTTCCACCGGGTTTAGCGGGACAACAGTTTTTCAATCATTTGGGGGGCGCGCATCCGTTTCTTTTGCACCCCAGTCAGTTCAACATGGGAGGCGCATTCTCGAATATGGCCGCGGGCATGGGCCCCTTAATGGCAGCGGTGTCCTCGGGAGGGGTTAGCACCATGGACACGGCCAGCATGGCGTCACCCTCGCAAAGCCTGACGGGAGCTCATGGACTGCCTTTCCATCTGCAACAACATGTCTTGGCATCACAG GGCCTGGCCATGTCTCCATTTGGGAGCCTGTTCCCTTATCCGTACACGTACATGGCAGCAGCCGCGGCAGCCTCCTCCGCAGCCTCATCCTCTGTCCACCGGCACCCTTTCCTGAACGCAGTGCGCCCCCGCCTCAGGTACAGCCCTTACTCCATCCCTATGAGTGTGCCAGACAGCACTCTTCTCACCACAGCCATCCCCTCCATGGCTAGCAGCGCGGCTGAGCTGAAAGGAGATGGCATGGCCACGAGCCCGGTCTCAGCCACCCTGGACTCCACATCCGAGGTCACCAGTCGGTCGTCCACCATATCGTCTGGTTCGACCTCCCTTTCCCCAAaaacttgttctgagaaagattcCACCAACGAGTTGCAGAGTATTCAGCGCTTGGTCAGCGGACTTGATTCAAAACAGGACAGACCACGAAGCGTGTCCCCATAA
- the tbx3a gene encoding T-box transcription factor TBX3a isoform X1, producing the protein MSFLMRDPVIQGTSMAYHPFLPHRGPEFAMSAMLGHQPPFFPALALPHNGSLSLPGALGKPIMDQLMGAAESGLHFSSLGHQAAAAHLRPLKTLEPEEEVEDDPKVHLEAKELWELFHKRGTEMVITKSGRRMFPPFKVRCTGLDKKAKYILLMDIVAADDCRYKFHNSRWMVAGKADPEMPKRMYIHPDSPATGEQWMSKVVNFHKLKLTNNISDKHGFVSSSNNSFLFQTILNSMHKYQPRFHIVRANDILKLPYSTFRTYVFPETDFIAVTAYQNDKITQLKIDHNPFAKGFRDTGNGRREKRKQLALQSIRSYEEQQKKENGTSDDSSGEQASFKCFGQASSPAVSTVGPPNLKGSESHSFCLDFCESDEDSDDESKDGNLKDGPDSSKISTTTEDGKDHEASPSKGHQFCVSDSTGRSRESAPRTEKKQVDSRQSPITVISSTTRSGEDLKSPNRDQPKADECRSISKDNYVPLTVQTDSSPHLSHSHLHNFGFPPGLAGQQFFNHLGGAHPFLLHPSQFNMGGAFSNMAAGMGPLMAAVSSGGVSTMDTASMASPSQSLTGAHGLPFHLQQHVLASQGLAMSPFGSLFPYPYTYMAAAAAASSAASSSVHRHPFLNAVRPRLRYSPYSIPMSVPDSTLLTTAIPSMASSAAELKGDGMATSPVSATLDSTSEVTSRSSTISSGSTSLSPKTCSEKDSTNELQSIQRLVSGLDSKQDRPRSVSP; encoded by the exons ATGAGCTTCCTGATGAGAGATCCAGTCATACAAGGAACGAGTATGGCATACCATCCGTTTTTACCTCACCGTGGTCCGGAATTTGCAATGAGTGCAATGTTGGGTCACCAGCCTCCCTTTTTCCCGGCCCTTGCGCTACCTCACAAcggctccctctccctcccaggCGCCCTGGGAAAGCCTATCATGGACCAACTGATGGGTGCCGCCGAGTCCGGCCTTCACTTCTCCTCGCTCGGGCACCAGGCAGCCGCAGCCCATTTGAGGCCTCTGAAGACGCTGGAGCCTGAAGAAGAAGTCGAAGATGACCCTAAAGTTCACCTGGAAGCGAAGGAACTTTGGGAACTATTCCACAAGCGAGGCACTGAAATGGTTATAACAAAATCCGGAAG GCGAATGTTCCCTCCATTCAAAGTGAGATGTACGGGCTTGGACAAGAAAGCAAAATACATTCTGTTGATGGATATTGTTGCAGCTGATGACTGCAGGTATAAATTTCACAACTCGCGTTGGATGGTGGCAGGGAAGGCCGACCCCGAAATGCCAAAGAGGATGTACATTCACCCGGACAGTCCGGCTACTGGCGAGCAGTGGATGTCAAAAGTCGTAAATTTTCACAAACTCAAGCTGACAAATAACATCTCAGACAAGCATGGATTTGTAAGTTCAtctaat AATTCTTTCCTGTTCCAGACCATCCTGAACTCCATGCACAAGTATCAACCCAGATTTCACATCGTGAGAGCAAACGACATTCTCAAACTCCCTTATAGCACGTTCAGGACATACGTTTTCCCTGAAACGGATTTCATTGCGGTTACTGCGTATCAAAATGACAAG ATTACGCAATTGAAAATTGACCATAATCCGTTTGCCAAAGGATTCCGTGACACGGGCAATGGCAGGCGAGAGAAGAG GAAACAGCTGGCCTTGCAGTCCATTCGCTCATACGAGGAGCAGCAGAAAAAAGAGAACGGGACGTCCGATGACTCCTCCGGCGAGCAAGCCTCATTCAAATGTTTCGGCCAGGCCTCATCTCCCGCGGTGTCAACTGTGGGGCCTCCCAACCTGAAAGGTAGTGAAAGCCACAGCTTCTGCTTGG ATTTCTGTGAAAGTGATGAAGACAGCGATGATGAGAGCAAAGATGGCAATCTGAAGGACGGGCCGGACTCAAGCAAGATCTCAACTACTACGGAGGATGGGAAGGATCACGAAGCGAGCCCTAGTAAAGGTCATCAATTCTGTGTCAGTGACTCTACTGGCCGGTCTCGGGAAAGCGCACCGAGGACTGAGAAAAAGCAAGTGGACTCTCGACAGAGTCCCATCACTGTTATATCCAGCACTACTCGGTCCGGAGAGGACCTCAAGAGTCCAAACCGGGACCAGCCCAAGGCGGACGAGTGCAGGTCTATAAGCAAGGACAACTACGTGCCTTTGACTGTTCAAACTGACAGCAGTCCGCACTTAAGCCATAGTCATTTGCATAATTTTGGATTTCCACCGGGTTTAGCGGGACAACAGTTTTTCAATCATTTGGGGGGCGCGCATCCGTTTCTTTTGCACCCCAGTCAGTTCAACATGGGAGGCGCATTCTCGAATATGGCCGCGGGCATGGGCCCCTTAATGGCAGCGGTGTCCTCGGGAGGGGTTAGCACCATGGACACGGCCAGCATGGCGTCACCCTCGCAAAGCCTGACGGGAGCTCATGGACTGCCTTTCCATCTGCAACAACATGTCTTGGCATCACAG GGCCTGGCCATGTCTCCATTTGGGAGCCTGTTCCCTTATCCGTACACGTACATGGCAGCAGCCGCGGCAGCCTCCTCCGCAGCCTCATCCTCTGTCCACCGGCACCCTTTCCTGAACGCAGTGCGCCCCCGCCTCAGGTACAGCCCTTACTCCATCCCTATGAGTGTGCCAGACAGCACTCTTCTCACCACAGCCATCCCCTCCATGGCTAGCAGCGCGGCTGAGCTGAAAGGAGATGGCATGGCCACGAGCCCGGTCTCAGCCACCCTGGACTCCACATCCGAGGTCACCAGTCGGTCGTCCACCATATCGTCTGGTTCGACCTCCCTTTCCCCAAaaacttgttctgagaaagattcCACCAACGAGTTGCAGAGTATTCAGCGCTTGGTCAGCGGACTTGATTCAAAACAGGACAGACCACGAAGCGTGTCCCCATAA